One region of Yersinia bercovieri ATCC 43970 genomic DNA includes:
- a CDS encoding Kdo hydroxylase family protein produces MSSDNLNQASDSLILTLPHSRWDQGDGNSAVEALEQGKVLFLPHLTFELSEQEKQLLDPALVDVKRKNISFKPQEGVLTGVTDETKVALIRQLLERYYQSCLSLVNQLLPEYTSALHSPTNSLRLHPVTAWRDKTSWRKDDSRLHVDAFPSRPNYGERIIRIFSNINPHGEPRAWRVGEEFTQLASRYLPQLERYSPISSWLQHKVGITKCRRSHYDHLMLQLHDKMKSDLDYQKNGLQQAIDFPPGSSWICFSDQTPHAAMGGQYMLEQTFLLPVTGMKNPQQSPLKILESLTKKALI; encoded by the coding sequence ATGAGTAGTGATAATCTAAATCAGGCGTCAGATTCATTGATTCTTACGCTACCCCACAGCCGTTGGGACCAGGGGGATGGCAACAGTGCTGTTGAGGCTCTGGAGCAAGGCAAAGTTCTATTTTTACCCCATCTTACTTTTGAACTGAGTGAACAGGAAAAACAGCTGCTTGATCCTGCATTGGTTGATGTAAAACGTAAGAATATCAGCTTCAAACCACAGGAAGGCGTGCTCACTGGTGTCACTGATGAAACCAAGGTGGCATTAATTCGCCAGTTGCTTGAGCGCTATTACCAAAGTTGCCTCAGTCTGGTGAATCAATTACTGCCGGAGTATACCTCCGCCCTACATAGCCCGACCAATAGTCTACGTTTGCACCCAGTGACCGCCTGGCGCGATAAGACATCTTGGCGTAAAGATGATAGCCGCCTACATGTTGATGCTTTCCCTTCTCGCCCTAATTATGGTGAGCGCATCATTCGTATTTTCTCCAATATCAATCCTCATGGTGAGCCTCGTGCGTGGCGGGTGGGCGAAGAGTTCACACAGCTTGCCAGCCGCTATTTACCCCAACTTGAACGCTATTCACCTATCAGTAGTTGGCTCCAACATAAAGTGGGTATCACTAAGTGCCGCCGTAGCCATTACGACCATCTGATGCTTCAGTTACATGATAAAATGAAGTCAGATTTGGACTATCAAAAAAATGGGCTGCAACAAGCGATTGATTTCCCACCCGGCAGCAGTTGGATCTGTTTTTCAGATCAAACCCCTCATGCGGCGATGGGTGGGCAATATATGCTGGAACAAACTTTCCTACTGCCAGTTACTGGAATGAAAAACCCTCAGCAATCTCCGCTAAAAATACTGGAATCATTAACGAAAAAAGCGCTGATATAG
- a CDS encoding beta-galactosidase: MTSQQIAQHQAKPTLSQILSRRDWENPQVTQYHRLEAHPPFQSWRDVNAAQSDSASAQRQLLNGSWSFSYFTQPEYVPDNWVDQDLAGVKTLPVPANWQLHGYDTPIYTNVQYPIPVDPPYVPNENPTGCYSRDFTLAPDWLASGQTRIIFDGVNSAFYLWCNGEWVGYSQDSRLPAEFDLTPYLQAGNNRIAVLVLRWSDGSYLEDQDMWRMSGIFRDVSLLHKPEIHLRDIHIATHLSPEFSSANLEVMAAVNIPQLAINDPQVTGAYQVRVQLWLADQLIASSQQPLGTSAIDERGPYSDRTRVCLRVDRPLLWSAEQPTLYRAVISLLNNRHELIEAEAYDVGFRQVAIHQGQLKVNGKAILVRGVNRHEHHPQTGQAVDEESMRQDITLMKQHNFNAVRCSHYPNHPLWYRLCDRYGLYVVDEANIETHGMQPMGRLADDPQWFSAFSERVTRMVQRDRNHPCIIIWSLGNESGHGATHDALYRWVKSNDPTRPIQYEGGGANTAATDIVCPMYARVDEDQPFPAVPKWSIKKWVGLPDESRPLILCEYAHAMGNSFGGFARYWQAFRQYPRLQGGFVWDWVDQSLTRYDEHGQPYWAYGGDFGDKPNDRQFCMNGLLFPDRSPHPSLYEAQCAQQFFQFSLLSTAPLVISVTSEYLFRSSDNERLYWRIECEGETALEGYLSLDLLPESTRNYTLAEQLPIINNPGSLWLNVEVRQINETPWSPSDHRSAWHQWHLPQALFAQPSHFPEESEPGTLQLHQDTHYIIVAHQQQRWQFNRQSGLLEQWWLGENPMLLSPLRDQFVRAPLDNDIGISEATRIDPNAWVERWKKAGMYQLESRCLSLQADSLSSSIQVSAEHSYGFAGQQLLHTHWLYHFDQQGRMTIDVRTQVATALPPPARVGMCCQLSAIAEHVEWMGLGPHENYPDRQLSAQYSHWSQPLEQMHTPYIFPSENGLRCNTSTLNYGPWQMTGHFHFGISRYSTEQLMTTSHQHLLKPEQGTWLNIDGFHMGVGGDDSWSPSVHADDLLTDKIYQYQVCWQYNT; the protein is encoded by the coding sequence ATGACGTCACAGCAGATAGCTCAACATCAGGCTAAGCCAACCCTATCGCAGATTTTGTCTCGTAGGGACTGGGAGAACCCACAAGTGACGCAGTATCACCGCCTTGAGGCTCATCCCCCCTTTCAGAGTTGGCGTGACGTTAACGCCGCGCAAAGCGACTCAGCTTCTGCACAGCGGCAGTTGCTTAATGGATCGTGGTCGTTTAGCTATTTCACCCAACCAGAGTACGTCCCCGATAATTGGGTTGATCAAGATTTAGCGGGGGTAAAGACGCTGCCGGTTCCCGCCAATTGGCAGCTCCATGGCTATGACACGCCCATTTATACTAACGTGCAATACCCTATTCCAGTTGATCCCCCCTACGTGCCAAATGAGAACCCAACCGGCTGCTATTCGCGTGATTTTACATTAGCACCAGATTGGCTCGCGTCAGGTCAGACACGCATTATTTTTGATGGCGTTAATTCAGCATTTTACCTGTGGTGTAATGGGGAGTGGGTCGGTTACTCCCAAGACAGCCGCCTGCCCGCCGAGTTCGATCTCACACCTTATTTACAGGCGGGAAATAACCGTATCGCCGTTTTAGTGCTGCGCTGGAGCGATGGCTCCTATCTTGAAGATCAGGATATGTGGCGCATGAGCGGTATTTTTCGTGATGTCAGTTTACTGCATAAGCCAGAGATTCACTTGCGTGATATTCATATCGCGACTCACCTCTCTCCGGAGTTCAGCTCTGCCAATTTAGAGGTGATGGCTGCGGTTAACATCCCACAACTTGCTATCAATGACCCGCAGGTCACCGGAGCCTATCAAGTCCGCGTACAACTTTGGTTAGCAGATCAGCTGATTGCAAGCTCGCAACAACCTCTGGGCACCTCGGCGATTGACGAACGAGGCCCTTATTCTGACCGCACTCGTGTGTGCTTGCGAGTCGATCGCCCCTTATTATGGAGCGCAGAACAGCCTACATTGTATCGCGCAGTTATTTCTCTGCTAAATAATCGGCATGAACTGATCGAGGCGGAAGCCTATGATGTTGGTTTCCGGCAGGTTGCCATTCATCAGGGCCAGCTTAAGGTTAATGGCAAAGCGATACTCGTTCGTGGGGTCAATCGCCACGAACATCATCCGCAAACCGGCCAAGCCGTAGATGAAGAGAGCATGCGGCAGGACATCACTTTGATGAAGCAGCATAACTTTAATGCCGTGCGCTGCTCCCACTATCCAAATCACCCATTATGGTATCGGCTGTGTGATCGCTACGGGCTATATGTGGTTGACGAAGCCAATATCGAAACACATGGTATGCAGCCTATGGGCCGTTTAGCTGACGACCCGCAGTGGTTCTCTGCTTTTAGCGAGCGAGTGACGCGGATGGTCCAGCGTGACCGCAACCACCCTTGTATCATTATCTGGTCATTGGGCAACGAATCGGGCCATGGTGCAACCCATGATGCTCTCTACCGTTGGGTAAAAAGTAATGACCCGACTCGCCCGATACAATATGAGGGGGGTGGTGCAAACACTGCCGCTACTGACATTGTATGCCCAATGTATGCCCGTGTAGATGAGGACCAGCCCTTTCCTGCGGTGCCCAAATGGTCAATTAAAAAATGGGTGGGCTTACCGGATGAGTCTCGCCCATTGATTTTGTGTGAATATGCCCATGCAATGGGTAATAGCTTTGGCGGTTTTGCCCGCTATTGGCAAGCATTTCGCCAGTATCCTCGGCTACAAGGGGGATTTGTTTGGGATTGGGTAGATCAAAGCCTCACCCGCTATGATGAGCATGGTCAGCCTTATTGGGCATACGGTGGTGATTTTGGCGATAAACCCAATGATCGCCAATTCTGTATGAATGGGTTACTCTTCCCTGATCGCAGCCCACACCCAAGCTTGTACGAAGCGCAATGCGCGCAACAATTCTTCCAATTCTCATTATTGAGTACCGCGCCATTGGTGATCAGTGTCACCAGCGAATATCTATTCAGAAGCAGCGACAACGAACGCCTCTATTGGCGCATTGAATGCGAAGGTGAAACCGCGCTAGAAGGTTACCTATCGCTGGATTTGCTCCCCGAAAGTACACGTAATTACACACTAGCCGAGCAACTACCCATCATCAATAACCCCGGTAGTTTATGGTTGAATGTTGAGGTCAGGCAGATAAATGAGACACCTTGGTCGCCAAGTGATCATCGCAGCGCATGGCATCAGTGGCATTTACCACAGGCCCTTTTTGCGCAACCTAGCCATTTCCCTGAAGAGAGCGAACCAGGCACCCTTCAACTGCACCAAGACACGCACTACATTATCGTGGCACACCAGCAGCAGCGCTGGCAGTTCAATCGTCAATCTGGGTTGCTAGAGCAGTGGTGGCTGGGTGAAAATCCTATGTTACTCAGCCCGCTGCGTGATCAGTTTGTCCGTGCCCCGCTTGATAATGATATTGGTATCAGTGAAGCCACTCGTATCGATCCCAACGCCTGGGTTGAGCGCTGGAAGAAGGCGGGGATGTATCAGTTGGAATCGCGTTGCTTATCACTACAGGCTGATAGTTTATCTAGCTCAATACAAGTCAGTGCCGAGCACAGCTACGGGTTTGCGGGTCAACAGTTATTGCATACACATTGGCTATACCATTTTGATCAGCAAGGCCGCATGACCATTGATGTCCGCACGCAAGTGGCGACAGCACTCCCCCCTCCGGCAAGAGTCGGTATGTGCTGTCAGTTATCAGCTATTGCAGAACACGTGGAGTGGATGGGGCTAGGGCCTCATGAAAACTATCCTGATAGACAACTATCGGCACAATATAGCCATTGGTCGCAACCCCTTGAGCAGATGCACACACCCTACATATTCCCAAGCGAGAATGGGTTGCGCTGTAATACCAGCACCTTGAATTACGGTCCTTGGCAAATGACCGGTCACTTCCATTTTGGTATCAGCCGTTACAGTACAGAGCAACTCATGACCACCAGCCACCAGCATCTACTCAAACCAGAGCAAGGGACTTGGCTGAATATTGACGGTTTCCATATGGGGGTGGGTGGTGACGACTCATGGAGTCCTAGCGTCCATGCAGATGATTTATTGACAGACAAAATTTATCAGTACCAAGTTTGCTGGCAATACAACACTTAG
- the cspE gene encoding transcription antiterminator/RNA stability regulator CspE gives MSNMMKGQVKWFNESKGFGFITPADGSKDVFVHFSAIQDQGFKTLAEGQNVQFSIENGAKGPSAANVTAI, from the coding sequence ATGTCTAACATGATGAAAGGTCAAGTAAAGTGGTTCAACGAGTCTAAAGGCTTCGGTTTCATCACTCCAGCTGATGGCAGCAAAGACGTGTTCGTTCACTTCTCTGCAATCCAAGATCAAGGCTTCAAGACCCTGGCTGAAGGCCAGAATGTACAGTTCTCTATCGAGAACGGTGCTAAAGGTCCGTCTGCAGCAAACGTAACTGCAATCTAA
- the ydfZ gene encoding putative selenium delivery protein YdfZ has product MVKVYDRNRNQIIPGKRVMVAQTGEIDVAKAIHADGLAPVQAEREPVVELQHTGARYVPFDLVRLG; this is encoded by the coding sequence ATGGTTAAAGTCTATGATAGAAATAGAAACCAAATTATCCCAGGCAAACGTGTTATGGTCGCGCAAACAGGGGAAATAGATGTAGCAAAAGCTATCCATGCGGATGGTTTGGCCCCAGTACAAGCAGAGCGCGAGCCAGTTGTAGAGTTACAACATACCGGCGCACGTTACGTGCCTTTTGATTTAGTCAGACTGGGTTAA
- a CDS encoding NAD(P)H-quinone oxidoreductase, with product MKLLAHLPANMVAIEIAQSGGPEVLVSVTRPIPMPVSGEILVKVSAAGVNRPDVMQRRGQYAPPPGASDIPGLEVAGEVVATAADISRFKIGDRVCGLIAGGGYAQYCVIHETNALQIPDSLTDIEAAALPETFFTVWTNLFQRGHFTAGETVLIHGGSSGIGTTAILLSKAFGAKTVIVTVGSEEKQQACLTLGADIAINYHTQDFVAETKRATSGKGVDVIVDLIAGDYVARNYEAAAMNGRIVQIGTQNGNVKDLNLMLMLLKRLTHTGSTLRSRSVAEKALIAKELEQQVWPLLSESKIKPQIFRTFPLEEASKAHELMEGSTHIGKIVLTV from the coding sequence ATGAAATTATTAGCTCATCTTCCGGCGAACATGGTCGCGATTGAAATCGCACAGTCTGGTGGGCCGGAAGTGTTAGTGTCGGTAACACGGCCGATCCCTATGCCTGTTTCTGGTGAAATACTGGTTAAAGTTTCCGCCGCTGGGGTAAACCGCCCAGATGTGATGCAACGTCGTGGTCAATATGCACCACCGCCCGGAGCCTCCGATATTCCCGGATTAGAAGTTGCTGGCGAAGTGGTTGCTACCGCTGCCGATATCAGCCGCTTTAAGATTGGAGACAGAGTGTGTGGCTTGATAGCGGGTGGGGGTTATGCCCAGTACTGTGTCATACACGAAACCAATGCCTTGCAGATCCCCGATAGCCTGACTGATATCGAAGCGGCGGCTCTACCAGAAACATTCTTCACTGTATGGACCAATCTCTTCCAACGTGGACATTTTACCGCGGGTGAAACTGTTTTAATTCATGGAGGATCTTCCGGCATAGGAACGACTGCAATATTACTAAGCAAAGCATTTGGTGCAAAAACCGTGATAGTCACTGTAGGTTCTGAAGAAAAACAGCAGGCGTGCCTAACATTGGGGGCAGATATCGCAATTAATTACCACACTCAGGACTTTGTTGCTGAAACCAAGCGAGCAACATCCGGTAAAGGCGTCGATGTTATCGTTGATTTAATTGCCGGAGACTATGTCGCTCGCAATTATGAAGCTGCTGCCATGAATGGTCGTATTGTTCAGATTGGCACGCAGAATGGTAACGTCAAAGATCTTAACCTAATGTTAATGTTGCTAAAGCGCTTAACACACACCGGTTCTACATTGCGTTCACGCAGCGTAGCGGAGAAAGCCCTGATCGCCAAAGAGTTAGAACAACAAGTTTGGCCGCTGCTGAGTGAGAGCAAAATCAAGCCACAGATCTTCCGCACGTTCCCACTGGAAGAAGCATCAAAAGCGCATGAATTAATGGAAGGCAGTACGCATATCGGCAAAATTGTCCTGACAGTTTAG
- a CDS encoding YlaC family protein, giving the protein MDIIKKILIDDIARINQKEKRDGRLKFNSDFVYKHPYLCLAMLVSYFFVLVLMYLTPYFGTGYMIAFTVFFGLMSAILMMEIKPVFRFEDIGVLDLRVCYNGEWFFSRALSTQAIDEILNNKNISDQFKIRFKHIISNKGEIDFYDVYDLAYLQKKSTQSNEPSAITSLTSTSA; this is encoded by the coding sequence ATGGACATAATTAAAAAGATATTAATCGACGACATCGCAAGAATAAATCAAAAAGAAAAAAGAGATGGTCGGTTAAAATTTAACAGCGATTTTGTCTACAAGCACCCATATCTCTGTCTGGCGATGCTAGTATCATACTTTTTTGTTTTAGTTTTAATGTACTTAACGCCCTATTTTGGCACCGGGTATATGATTGCTTTTACCGTTTTCTTTGGCCTGATGTCAGCAATTCTGATGATGGAAATCAAGCCAGTCTTTAGGTTTGAGGATATAGGTGTTCTTGATTTACGTGTCTGTTACAACGGTGAGTGGTTCTTTAGTCGTGCGTTATCAACACAAGCTATTGATGAGATATTGAATAATAAAAATATCAGTGATCAATTTAAGATTCGCTTTAAACATATTATTAGCAACAAAGGTGAGATAGATTTTTACGATGTCTATGATTTGGCCTATTTGCAAAAAAAGTCGACTCAATCCAATGAGCCAAGTGCCATCACCTCATTAACCAGTACATCAGCTTGA
- a CDS encoding AppA family phytase/histidine-type acid phosphatase: MRLSTMALMLASFAINAAPIAAPVTGYTLERVVILSRHGVRSPTKQTQLMNDVTPDKWPQWPVQAGYLTPRGAQLVTLMGGFYGDYFRSQGLLPAGCPADGAIYAQADVDQRTRLTGQAFLDGIAPGCGLKVHYQADLKKVDPLFHPVEAGVCKLDSAQSQQAIEARLGGPLSELSQRYAKPFAQMGEILNFAASPYCNSLQQQGKTCDFATFAANEVKVNKQGTKVSLSGPLALSSTLGEIFLLQNSQGMPDVAWNRLSGAENWVSLLSLHNAQFDLMAKTPYIARHKGTPLLQQIDTALVLQRDGQGQTLPLSAQTKLLFLGGHDTNIANVAGMLGANWQLPQQPDNTPPGGGLVFELWQNPDNHQQYVAVKMFYQTMDQLRNSEKLDLKIHPAGIVAIEIAGCENNGADKLCQLDTFQKRVAQIIEPACHI, translated from the coding sequence ATGCGGTTATCCACCATGGCCTTAATGCTCGCTAGCTTCGCGATCAATGCTGCACCTATTGCTGCACCCGTGACCGGTTACACTTTGGAGCGAGTGGTTATCTTGAGTCGCCATGGTGTTCGTTCGCCGACTAAACAAACACAGTTAATGAATGATGTGACACCCGATAAGTGGCCACAATGGCCAGTTCAAGCTGGCTATCTAACCCCCAGAGGCGCGCAATTAGTGACACTGATGGGGGGCTTTTATGGTGATTATTTCCGCAGTCAAGGGTTACTCCCAGCAGGGTGCCCGGCAGATGGAGCCATTTATGCGCAAGCCGATGTTGATCAGCGAACTCGCTTAACGGGGCAAGCATTCCTTGATGGTATAGCGCCGGGTTGTGGCCTAAAGGTGCATTATCAGGCTGATTTGAAAAAGGTCGATCCGCTGTTTCATCCTGTAGAAGCAGGTGTGTGTAAGTTAGATTCGGCACAAAGCCAACAGGCAATTGAGGCGCGACTGGGGGGGCCATTAAGTGAACTTAGCCAGCGCTATGCTAAGCCATTTGCCCAGATGGGCGAGATCCTAAACTTCGCCGCTTCACCCTACTGCAACTCACTACAGCAGCAAGGAAAAACTTGCGATTTTGCCACCTTTGCTGCCAATGAAGTTAAGGTGAATAAGCAGGGGACAAAGGTCTCGCTCAGTGGGCCGCTGGCATTATCATCCACGTTGGGTGAAATCTTCTTGCTGCAAAATTCGCAAGGGATGCCGGATGTTGCCTGGAATCGGTTAAGTGGAGCAGAGAATTGGGTTTCATTATTATCGCTACATAATGCGCAATTTGATTTGATGGCCAAAACACCTTATATCGCCCGTCATAAGGGAACACCGTTGTTGCAACAGATCGACACGGCGCTAGTACTTCAGCGGGATGGTCAAGGGCAAACACTGCCATTATCCGCGCAAACCAAACTCCTTTTCCTTGGTGGTCATGATACCAATATTGCTAATGTTGCGGGTATGCTGGGAGCTAACTGGCAACTACCGCAACAGCCTGATAATACCCCGCCGGGCGGAGGGTTGGTGTTTGAGCTATGGCAGAATCCAGATAACCATCAGCAATATGTTGCGGTTAAGATGTTCTACCAAACGATGGATCAATTACGGAATAGCGAAAAATTAGATCTGAAAATTCATCCAGCCGGTATTGTTGCCATTGAGATAGCTGGTTGTGAGAACAATGGGGCAGATAAACTTTGCCAGCTTGATACCTTCCAAAAGAGAGTGGCTCAGATTATTGAACCTGCATGTCATATTTAA
- a CDS encoding Lrp/AsnC family transcriptional regulator, translated as MDKIDEQLIAILAENARISLKDLSQQVNLSSPSTSERLRRFEERNIIRSYTLDLDQRAFGYNLQAIVRVKPLVGMLHIVQQMIQETPECVECDKVTGDDCFISRLHIQSMEQLDIITDRWSEHAEIQTSIVKSSPIMRRLPPLAQLVRGCKF; from the coding sequence ATGGATAAGATTGACGAACAATTGATTGCTATTTTAGCAGAAAACGCCCGTATTTCGCTGAAAGACTTGTCCCAACAAGTGAACCTCTCCTCTCCCAGCACATCTGAACGCCTGCGGCGCTTTGAAGAACGAAATATCATCCGTAGCTATACATTAGACCTAGACCAACGGGCATTTGGTTATAACTTGCAAGCTATTGTGCGCGTTAAGCCTTTGGTAGGGATGTTGCATATAGTCCAACAAATGATCCAAGAAACACCAGAGTGTGTTGAATGTGACAAAGTGACCGGTGATGACTGTTTTATTAGCCGTTTACACATTCAATCTATGGAGCAACTGGATATCATCACTGATCGATGGTCAGAACACGCCGAAATCCAGACCTCGATTGTAAAATCATCACCCATTATGCGGCGGTTACCGCCATTAGCTCAGTTAGTTAGGGGCTGTAAATTCTGA
- a CDS encoding LacI family DNA-binding transcriptional regulator — protein MRPKSVTLDDVARQAGVSYQTVSRVLNQAAHVSPKTRCKVEQAMTDLNYVPNRVAQQLAGKHSLTLGLATTDLSLHAPSQIAAAIKSRARELGYSIVIAMVDDHSDHACQQAINELLAQRVDGILVNVPLKPTRSQKVVQQCAGTPVLFLDVDPQSAAFSVLFDPKVGAIQGANHLIALGHQQIALICGPKEAISAQLRYQGWLQALSRASLMPQAVYHGEWDAQSGYQATQKLITSHTPFSAILVANDQMALGVLRALHEHNIDVPGQVSVIGYDDTADSAYFQPPLTTVRQNFKLLGEESVSRLIVRLHHTIEPPSETLLLATQLTIRQTTAPFAPKNE, from the coding sequence ATGAGGCCGAAATCTGTCACTTTAGATGATGTCGCACGCCAAGCCGGTGTTTCGTATCAAACCGTATCCCGCGTTTTAAATCAGGCAGCCCATGTTTCGCCCAAAACCCGCTGCAAGGTGGAACAGGCCATGACTGACCTAAATTATGTTCCTAACCGGGTAGCGCAGCAATTAGCGGGCAAACATAGCCTTACTCTAGGGCTGGCAACCACGGACCTCTCTTTACATGCCCCCTCGCAAATCGCAGCGGCAATAAAAAGCAGAGCCCGTGAATTGGGATACTCAATTGTCATTGCGATGGTAGATGATCACAGTGACCATGCCTGTCAGCAGGCCATAAATGAGCTATTAGCTCAGCGGGTTGATGGAATTTTAGTGAATGTTCCTCTGAAACCAACCCGCAGCCAGAAAGTTGTCCAGCAGTGTGCAGGGACTCCGGTGTTGTTTCTGGATGTTGACCCGCAATCTGCCGCTTTCAGTGTCTTGTTTGACCCCAAGGTCGGGGCTATTCAGGGGGCAAACCACCTGATTGCATTAGGCCACCAGCAAATAGCGCTAATTTGCGGGCCGAAAGAGGCTATTTCAGCCCAATTGCGCTATCAGGGCTGGCTACAGGCTTTGAGCCGTGCCTCATTAATGCCACAGGCGGTCTATCACGGGGAGTGGGACGCCCAAAGTGGTTATCAGGCAACGCAGAAACTCATTACCAGCCACACCCCCTTTAGTGCCATTTTAGTAGCTAACGACCAAATGGCGCTTGGCGTGTTACGTGCACTGCATGAGCATAATATCGATGTGCCGGGGCAAGTCTCTGTCATTGGTTACGATGACACCGCAGACAGTGCCTATTTCCAACCACCACTGACCACTGTCAGGCAAAATTTCAAACTGTTGGGGGAAGAGAGCGTCTCCCGCCTGATAGTCAGGTTGCACCATACCATTGAGCCCCCTTCTGAAACGTTGCTATTAGCCACCCAACTAACAATACGTCAGACAACGGCCCCATTTGCGCCTAAAAACGAATAA
- the dsrB gene encoding protein DsrB, translated as MKVNDRVTVKTDGGPRREGVVLEVEQFSEGVMYLVALEDYPAGVWFFNEIDSHDGTFVEPLHK; from the coding sequence ATGAAAGTGAATGATCGGGTGACAGTAAAAACCGATGGCGGCCCACGACGTGAAGGGGTTGTTTTAGAGGTAGAGCAGTTTAGTGAGGGCGTCATGTACCTGGTAGCACTGGAAGATTATCCAGCTGGTGTCTGGTTCTTTAATGAAATTGATAGCCATGATGGCACTTTTGTTGAGCCGCTGCACAAGTAG